In Papio anubis isolate 15944 chromosome 20, Panubis1.0, whole genome shotgun sequence, the genomic window GATATTTCACTTCCTTCCCCAGCCATGGTTCTTGGCAGCGAGGCCATGCACAAAGCAAAGCGGGTCTGGGTTGGGCAACCAGGGAAGAGGGGCCCAGCCAGCGGCAGGAAGCGAGCCCAGGGTCCCGCCACCCGCCGCTGGGCAGGCTAGGGCCACCACCTTCTCCTGCCCCGAGGCCTCACTTACCCCACGGCTGCCTCGAAGGCTGCGGAAGGATGCTAGCCTCGGTTTGACCGACTTACTGATCTCGCTCAGTATGGCCAAGGGGTCACGGCCGGAGCGGGGGGACGGGGGTCCGTTAGGCAATGCCGAGGGTACGGGACCCCCCAGGGGGGAGAGGGGTGGGGGGCGAGGCTACCGGCGGGGGCCGGGGAGGGGGATAGGTTGAAGGGGTCGGGGGGGGGGGGTGTAGGAGGATGTAGAGAATGAGGACGAATGGACGGAGGGATGGATGCacggatggacggatggacgcgaaaagaaaaaaggaaaaacaaaatggagaaagaaaaacacgGTAAGAAAACCACAACTCAAGATCCACAATCGCACAGAGAAAACGCATGCAGGAGCCACACAGAAACATCTGGAAGGTGGCGGGGAGGACGTTGAACTGTAAGCCCGAAAGCCAGAACTCTCACACCCCCGGTATCTCCCAGGTCTCTGGAATGTTATGTCcgggaggcagggaggcccaTGTCTCTCTGTCCACTTAGCTTTCTGGGCTGACAGTCTAGAAGACGCATGCAGGAATCGAGGTCTCAGACAGGTGTGAGGCCACGGAGGacacaaaagataaacaaaaataaaaccacaagcTGAGAGGGAGTGGAAGGCAGGAAAATGAGAGGGGTTAGCGGCGTCAGAGGTTTAAGCTCGGGGATCGCAGGTGGAAGTCAAGGAGAGGTATGAGAGTGTAAGTCAAGAGGGACCCGGAGTATAAATCAAAGGTATAAACCAAGGGTGCTAAGGTACATTAAAACCCAAAAACCCAAGAAAGCAGGACGTGCAGGGCGGCTCCCGGAGTCCCATTAGCAGGATGGAGAGAGAAACTCGGGGAGTCCCCAGGGATGGTGTCACCAGCCCTCAGGCCAGCTCTGAATTCCACCAGCAGGTTTTCTCCCAGCATCCCGAGAAGCAGCAGACAAACGCCACAgacctccccaccctgcccccgcCTTCGCCTCGGGGGACTCCCAGGCCAAGCGGCCCGCCCgccttccttccctccagcccGGGCTGGCAGCCAAGAGGAAAATTCCTGCCCGGGACTCGGCGTTCAGGCGGCTGGGGCTGACTCAATAGGGGCCCCACTGTCCCCACCTCACTGTCCTTCTCCCCCACCATCCCAAGGGTCCCGGCCCCCACCTTGTTCTTCTTGCCAAAGGGCCAGCGCTTGGTGCGGATGCGGCCTGGGCCTCGGAGCTCCGGACGTCCTTCCGAGGGGGTGCCCAGACTGCTGTCCGAGGGTGCACGGTTCATGGGCTGGCTGAAGTCCTCGAATTCCACGTCGCCCGGGCGGGCAAAACCTGACTTGTGCAGCTCTATAAGGACTTGGGAGTCCTGGGGGAGGGGGACAGTGGATGAGTAGTCAAGTGACCAGCGTATGGGGACTTCCCTCCGCCCTTCCCATGGCCCACTGGACCCAGACCAGGCACCCACGTTCTTGGGATCCACAGCATTTGCAGCCACCTTCATGCCCTCCAAGCACTTGGCAATGATGGGCACCACCTCCAGCTCGGCCTCCGACAGGAGCCCATACCCGGCACCCAGGCGGGTGGCCCTGCGTTCATCCATGTCTTGGAGCTTCTGTAGGGACGGGGACAAGGGTGGCTCAGGGGTGCTAACAGAAGGACTAGAAGCACAGTGATTCACTCTGCAAATATGATCGCACTCCACGCTGGCCCCAACCCCAAGCCAGTCTGGAGGGGAAGACAGAGTCAGGAAGAGAAGAGACTCCAGCCCAGTGTGGTTGGGGAGAGACACAGTGCCAGGGGGATCTCAGAGGGGGACGGCTGCCTAGGGGGTCAGCAAAGGCTTCTCAAAGGAGGAGACAAAGGAGCAGGGATTTGAAGAAAAAGCAGAACCAGCCCTGATACTTCCAGGGCCTGGGATGGGACAGAGAATGGAGCGCTAGATTGAAACAGGAGAGGGGAAATTTGAGACCTTTCAGAGAGGTTGTTAGAGGTGGAGCTTAAAATAATAAGTAGgaatttcaaaaggaaagaaaccttgcttgagcccaggggttccaggctgcagtgagctgtgactgcgccactgcactcctgcctgggtgacagagccaggccccATCTCTCTATagaagtaaataaacaaacaagtaaaaggCATGCCCAGCAGGAAGAACAGCTGATTAAAAGCATAGCTCGCTGTTATGATAGGTTTCTGATTCCCTTTCAATCTAGGGACTGGGACATTGCAGCTGGGGTTTTGACGAATGTGTAGGAGTTGGCTAACATTTGGGGGCTTTCGGGAAGGTAGGTCTGAGAACTGGGAGCACTCACATCAAATATCTGGGGCATCTGTGAAAAATAGAAGTGGGCTTGGTCTCGGTTGAAGCGCTGCAGTTGAGCTGCATATTCGTTTTTGCTTTCTTCGGCCATATGACTCCGAAGGTGGGCTTGCTGCTTGGCCTGAGGAATGAGGTGGAAGGTACTACCAGGTTCTGGTCACGTCCCACCCGGACCCCCTAAGCTTGTCCCAGACCCCGCCACCCCCTCACACACCTTCTCCACGTCAGCCTTGGTGGCGTTGATATCCTGGTCTAGCCGTTCAGCAGTCTGGGCTGCCTTCTCTGCCTCCCGGCAGTCCCGCTCAAATTTACGCTTACTCTGTGTAGGGGACAGAACCAGAGTGAGGGAGCCACCCTCCCAAAGACAGCAGGGTGGGAAACCAAGGTTTCAGGGATTGTTGGGATGTCAACCAGTAAGTAGGGGACAAGGGCGTACTGGAAGCCTATGGGGCAGGGAAGGTCCAGGTCTGACAAAGAGGGCAGGTCCCTAACTCCAGGATCCGCAaccctgacccccgtgcctccgGGCCACAGTCACTGCCACCTCTGCAAACTCACATTCTCCAGCTGTTTGAAGCCGTTTTCCAGCTGCTGCTGGGCCCGCCGCCCTTCTTGGAAGTGCTACAGAAAGAAGAGCGATAAGGCTCGCCAGGGTTCCAGCAGGAGCCCTTTGCAAAACCTGAATCGGAGGGGAGTCCCTCACCATCTTCCTCTCCTGTTTCATCTCTTGTGAGTACTTGGTCAGCTCAAGACACACACGGACACTGAGGTTCTCGGCCACCAACTCCCGCTGGCCTGCAAAGTCATTCACCTCCTGGAGAATCTGTACGAAGGACTGTTGCTGGCTGAATCTGGGGTAGGATGAGAATCGGGGAACAGGGAGTCAGGCCCCCCAAATAGGCTGATGCCCCAGGATGCACCTCCAGGTGGAAAAGGGTTAAGCCCCAAGAATTTAATCCTTGAAGCAATGACAAGTTGTGGTCCATATTCCTTAACCCCAACCTTTGAGTagaatgtttgtgtttttgtttttgttttgagacagggtcttgctgtcacccaggctgcagtgcagtggcatgatcgcgtctcactgcagcctcaaactcctgggctcaagtgatcctcccacctcaggctcccaaatagctgggaccacaggcacacgctaccatacctgactaattttttttttttttttgagatgaggtctcaaaCTCCAATCCCCCCGAACTCCGCCTCttcccgcctcgccctcccaaagtgctgggagtacaggtgtgagccactgcactggacCTCGAATGTATTTTGGAACAcagaattttccagtttttaaagatggtatactgaggtcaagagatcaagaccatcctggctaacacggtgaaaccttgtctctactaaaactacaaaaaattagccgggtatagtggcatgtgcctgtagtcctagctactcaggaggctgaggcaggagaattgcttgaaccggagaggcggaggttgcagcgagccaagattgtgccactgcactccagcctgggtgacggagcgagactatctcaaaaaatataaataaataaaataaagatggtgTACAAGGCTTATACCATCTTTTATGCATCATTTCAGTGGGGTTGGGGACATCATTTTGTAATCAAAcaccgtatttttttttttttttttttttgagacagtctgttgcccaggctgaagtgcagtggtgcgatctcggctcactgcaacctccacctcccgggttcaagcaattctcatgccttagcctcccgagtagctgggattacaggcacctaccacaacacctggctaatgtttgtatttttagaagagacaagatttcaccacatcggccaggctggtcttgaactcctgacctcaagtgatccacccgcctaggcctcccaaggtgctaggattacaggtgtaagccaccgcgcccagccctttttttttttttttttttttttttacaatgagaGGTGTTAACATTCACACTAAGTGGGATAAAAGTCAAAACTACAAttaccagcctggctaacatggtgaaaccctgtctgtactgaaaatattaaaattagctgggcatggtggcaggtgactgtaatcccagctactagggaggctgaggcaggagaatcacttgaacctgggaggtggaagtttccgtgagctgagatggcgccactgcactccagcctgggtgacagagtgagcctctgtcttaaaaaaaaaaaaagaaaagaaaactacaattaACAAAAAGTTAGTTCAGGTCAGAGACTGCCACCAAACAAGTGACCAAAGCAACTTGATTTCCAGggctttttggattttggaattggGGACTCAAAGTAAAGTCAAATGCTCCTTACGGCATTTAATATGGACTGCACACCGTTTTAACACATTAACTCAGCTCGTGTTTATGCAAGACctacaaagctggaggaatcgtcatcatcccattttacagatgagaaaaacggAGGCGCAAAACTTTAAGTCATCTGCCCAAAGTTACTGGTTTTGTAACTGCTGGGGCCTTTGTATTTAACAGTTAAGGAAAATAGTGGCAGAAACCCTGAATCACAAGCCCAAGGCAATTCATCTACATAGTAGTGGACTCAGGATTCCAACCTAGATAATCCCGCATCTTGCATCCTTGCTCTCACCTCTAGAGGGGGAAGTGAGAGGAGCGGTGTGGGGTGTCCCAGCTGAGGGAGGGGAAGTGAGACCCACGCACCGCCCTCCCCCACCAATCCAGCCCTGCAGCCCCTCTCCAACCTTACTTGGACTCGGGATCATCCTTGGCAGGTCTCTTGGGCAGATATTTTTTCACCAGGCTCCTAAGGGGAGACAGAGGTAGGAGGGCTGAGCCCGCAGTCCTCCCACCGCTCCCCCTCGCCCCAGGCGCGTCCTCCGTAGCGTCCACCCCAGGGTCTCACCGCAGTTGTTTGGCGTAAGCCTGTTCCACTTCGGTGCGTTCTTTCACGAACTTTACGTATCTGTCCAACAGGTCCAGCCCCCACTGCGTGTGGCGCTCGAGCACCTCGAACTGATCCTGACAGGGGACatggtgggggaggaggagagaggagccGGGGTCACGATCTTGGGACCCCACAGCCCGCCGACCAGACTCCCAGGGAGCTCCAAGGCTCTGCGTTCCTAGGAGTGGCTTCCCGGCGCCGCCCCGGCGTGGCGCGGGGGGAGGCAGGAAACTGGCGGGAACCCCCTCCCCTTCCCGGGAAGGGCCGGAGAACAGCGCCCAGGGCCCAGCCACCCCGGCCGGGAGACAGGGGTCTCCGACATAGGACCGCCAAGAGGGGCGTGGAAGGGGACAGGGCCACTCCCCCAGCTCGGGCTCCCCTAATCCCCCCGGATTCCGGAAAATCCGGCCGGCCCGGCGTGAGTCAAGGCCAGAGGGGCAGGGTTCCTCGCAGACTGGGGGCCCCTGAGTGGCCAGGGGGCAGGCACCAGGTTCCCTGAATCTCCTTGCTTCCCGGGATCCCCCAATGGGTGACTCAATTTCCCCCACTGACCCCACTACACATCCAAAAGAAATCGCAGAGTTGGAGGAGGGAGTGGCGGTCTGGTCACCCCCGCTGCACTGAGAACTCAGGGATTCCACCACccccaggaaggggaggggtCAGAGGTCCGGCTAGGATAGGGGGAAATTTCTGGGGCTTCCAGGGCTGAGGTTATAGGCGACCAGGGGGCGATCCCGCCCTGGGCCTGGGGAAGCCAGGGAGGGGGATTGGGCCGAGCTTAGCATCCCCCTTCCCCTCCATGAGCGTCCCCAGCCCCTAGGTGTTGATTAAAGGCGAGGGAAAGGGCGGTCAGGACTTCTAGGTCCCACGTGGGTGGGGATGAGGGTGACCAGAGggtcccctcccccctcccagcCGGGCAGGCGGACGACGGGCAGGGACCCAGGGGCCGTAAGATAAGCCGCCTGCCCGGCCAGGGAGCCCAAAATAGGTGACCTCTCCCAGCCGCCCCGGCCGGGCCCCAGGATTCCTTCTGCCCGCCTCACTCGcaactctgtgcctcagtttccccatgccGGTTCGGCAAAGTTGCCCTTCGCCCCTGAGCGTGCTGAGACTCTCAGATACACTCCGAGAGAGGGCGGAGGGTGGAGGGCGGGGACCCAGGGGTTGGTGGAAGGGAAAGGCGCGGAGCCCCCTCTAAGATACACTGGGGACAAAAGGGGGGTACCTGGACCCCAGCAAAGGGGAACTTAGAGGCCGGCCGATTGGACTTACCCACAGCTCAGTGCCCCAATCCATGCtgctcccgccgccgccgccgccgcagccaccaccgcacccggtccccgccgcccgccgcccgccgccctCCGCCCTCCCCGGGGAGACTCAGCCGAGGGCGGTGCGCctggccccgccccaccccgcccggcccggcccggcccacCTCAGACCCTTCCACGCCCCCCTGCACGCTGTGCCACGCCCCCACCCGCGCGGAGCCCTAGTCGTGCACTTCGGGGGCGGGGCCCAACGGACGCTCCGCCCCTTTTTAAAGAAACGTTGCCACTGGACTCCGCTGGACCCCTTAAAGAACCCCCACCCATTTTTCCAAATCCCCGGGGTCCCTCTCGTCCTCTCATCTTCCTTCCCCACTCCAAACGGTTCTTCCTAtctccttttcccctttccccGCAATTATTCCTTAAAGGGCCAAGATGCTAAAACCCCAAACTCAGTAAGTCCTTCCTCAACCCCGTTGCAGGGGCAACCTGAGGTCACCCCGTTCTTGCGAGCCGGCCCGGCTCCAGGCGTCTAGGTTCGTCCCACTAATGGTCTGGTCCCTCCGGCCACAGGGCGGATGAAAGGGCTTCGATCCAACCCAGGACGCGCCTCCGCCAAGGCCGGGTCCATTAGCTCCCGCACCGCatcctgccttccctcccccagtccccgcTGGGAAACTGAGGACGGGCTGTCCTTGGGGCGCCAGGCCCAGGCCCTTCCCCAGCTGCCTTCCAGTTAGCGCCTGCATATGCCCATTTTCCAGTCCCATCCATGAAGGTTTAATCTGGTTTAATTCTCAGTACTGCCCCTGAGATTCCGCCTCCGCCCCTCCCCTCGACATCTGGGACATCTGGGCCGTGGAGAAGGGAAGTCTGTCACCTCTCCCATAAAAGTCTGTTCACACCTTGTAAATCCCTTTGAGGTGCTGGGAtgaaagagaagaggaggcaCTAGGGATTCCCACCCCCATGCACTCCGGCCTTTGGCGCTTTCTCTGTAGCTACAGAGAAGGCGGGGCCTCTTGCAGGGGGGCCCTTGGGGATACGTTCCCCTTACACAAGAGCACCCAGGCTCCCAGGACAGAGAGATACAGGTGAGCCCAGGAGAGCTTTGGGAGCCCACACTGGGACTGATTTCTCTGCTGGGACCTGGCCCCACCTGCTGGTGGCTTCTGAGCTAGAAAATGTCTGATTGCAGTTGGGCAACTGAACCCAGTGAGTTTAGTGGCTCGTCTGAAATGGGGGCTCAGCCTAGCAAAGTTCTGAGTTCACCTCTGCTCAGAGACACAAATTGGAATTGGGGTTCAACCCAGGTCAGCACCACGGTGGGGATAGGGTCTCAAACTGAGGCCAGAGGCTTAACCAGAAGGATTAGAAACCCAGTAAGGGGTCAGGTCCAATCTGGAGTCAGGACTAGTCCAGATCGGTGGCCTAAACCAGAGATTAAGCCTCAGTGTGTGGTGTGGGGGACGAGGGGATGTCAGAATTTCAGGCTGAAGTTGGGACTCAACTTGCAGGGGGAGTTCACCTGGGGTCAGAGTTCAGCCCGGAGTCAGGTCTAGCCTGTAATCTGGGGGTGGGGCTCCAATTGCCTCACTCTGGAATAAAAGGCTTAACCTAAGGCTGGGGTCTCAGCCTGAGGTCATAGGTCATCCTGGGGTCAAACTTTAACCAGAAGCCAGCTTTAGGCCTCTCTGTGGACCAGGAAGATTAGGAAAACAGGTCAGGCCTGAACAGATGGGTGTGTTTACCAAAAGCCTGAGCTCTGGCTGGGAGCCACATCCCTGAGGCAAGAAGAGGAAGTCCGTCCTTGGCGatactgggaaatgtagtttatTTAATGCCTTGTTGCCCTTGTCTGCTCCCGCTGCATTCTGGGTAATGTAGTCCCGGACCGTTAAGACTGGGTGGAGAAATTCCGCTTCAAGGGCCGGATATCAGATCCATGACAATTGGTTAGATAAACTGCTCATTAAATCACATCCTGGACAATCTTTATAGCGATTGGTGAGAGTGAGCGCGGGGGTTAAGCGTTGTCGGCACTCCCATTCGGAACTGGTGCTGTCCATCGGGTGTCGTAAGTAGGCGGCCTTGCGGAGAGGCAATTGTTGATTGGCTGACGGACTGGAAATCCCGAAGCGCCGGGTCCCGCCGTGCGGCGATTGGCTCATCGGTGGGCGGGCTTGGGCGCCAGAGGCGGAGTCGGGGAGGCGGTGGCTCCAGAGATGGCAGTGAGCGAGAGGAGGGGGCTCGGCCGCGGGAGGTGGGGGCACCGGCTACTTCTGCTGTTGCTGTTGGGCGGCTGCTCCGGGCGCATCCACCGGCTGGCGCTGACGGTGAGGCCCGCCGCGTGAGGGTCTGGGGTCGGGGGCGCAACTTTGTCTCGGAGAAGCCCCCTGGCTTGGAGTGGTCTCGTCCGCCCTCCCCCGCCCCCGACGCGCGATGGAGTGGTCCGGCGCCCCCCGTTTCCGGGCCCGGAGTGGTCTCGTCCCGGGATCCCCTTCCGTCCTCCGGATGGAGTTGCCGGCCCGCATCGCTAGGGTCGGGCCCCTCCCTTTGGGGGCGTGGCTCCATCTCTTGGGGACTACACCCCCTCCCCCCCGGTTGGGTCTTAGTCCTTTAAATTCTTGGAATCACTTTTGGGACGCTAAAGACCCTGAAGCCGCACAGCGGGGTCCTGGGGGGGGGCTATAGAGTGGGGTCCTCGGGGCACTTAATGGGATTGGGGGGGTTCCGTTGAAATGTTGCTGGGAGCTCAACTGGAATCTAAAAGTTCTTCCGGAAGGTGGCCAGGCCCTCCGAGGTGAATAACTGTTCTCTGGGTTGTGCTCATCCCAGTGGGGGGACTTCCACGTGCCCCAGGATCTCTGTTCCTGGGCTCAGAAGAGAAGTCGGAGAATGCAGGACCACCCTTTCCCTGCAGGGAGGAAGTCCCTCTCAACTTTCTCTTGTCATCCTCTGGGCCTTTCCTAAACAGAGGGGTACCAGGAGGCCCTTCGGGGGATCCTCGTGCCAGACTCCTGGGGCTGGGCAGAGGTCTGAACTGCCTCTGCCTCGTTGGTCTCCGGCAGGGGGAGAAGCGAGCAGACATCCAGCTGAACAACTTCGGTTTCTACACCAACGGCTCCCTGGAGGTGGAGTTGAGCCTCCTGCGGCTGGGCCTCCGGGAGGCAGAAGAGAAGTCCCTGCTGGTGAGGGACCTTGAGGAGTTTGCTAAAGGACAGCAGGATGCAATCCCCTGGTTCTGGgttcccagctctgcctctacCCATGTAATCTTGTGCAAGTCCCGtgatctctctgagcctgtttcctcatctgtaactgGGAATACTGATGTCTTAAACAGGATGTGCTAGGCACTTTTCTTAAGACTTGGGGgacaggcagggcgcggtggctcgggctttgtagtcctagcactttgggaggccaaggtgggaggattgcctgaggccaggagttcaagaccagcctgggcaacacagtgagaacccccatctctacaaaaagtttttcaaattagccaggcatggtgacgtgtgcctgtagtcccagccagtcgggaggctgaggtgagaggatcgtttggacccgggagttcgaggctgcagtgagctatgatcctgccactgtattccagcttgaGAAACAGAATGAGGTCCACCCACCACCCCAActctgaaaaaaaagagagagtgtgtgGGATCTAGCACACattaggtgttcagtaaatgtgaGGTTAGGTTTCTATTGCTACTGGAAGGGATAGCTGGGAGATCTCTACTGTCCCTCAcaccctcccctttttttttccatccacCAGGTGGGGTTCAGTCTCAGCCGGGTTCGATCTGGCAGAGTTCACTCCTATTCAGTGAGTGGAGGGAATGGGGAAGATGGGagaaggggctggagggagggggtggggtcTGTCCTCTGCACCTGTAACCCAAAGGCCCCTGTTCTTTCTCAGAGGCAGGAACAGGAAGAGCCCCTGGGTGgacagggagggagacagggtgGAGCTGGGCCAGGGGAGGAGTAACCAAGACTCCCTCCTGCCCACCGCCTAGACCCGGGATTTCCAGGACTGCCCTCTCCAGAAAAACAGTAGCAGCTTCCTGGTCCTGTTCCTCATCAACACCAAGGATCTGCAGTGAGTTGGGGACCGGGGGCTCGTTCAGATCCTTCCTCTGCGTTTCCCTGTATGATGCCCACAGGCACCCGGGCTGATCAGGTGGgatgagaagcagagagagaacgCCACTTACTTTTTAGTTTTGCCTTCAAGTCTTCTGATTattggaaggaaggagagagggactCAGCGGGTGTTGGTGTCTCAAGGCAGAAGGCCCGGATACAGAGGGCTGTTGTGAGAAGGAATAACAATTGTTCACACATGTTGAGTGCTTCTGGTTTGCCAGGCTGTGTCCTGGAGCTTTAACACATTAACTCATCGATTCCTTATCCTGTGATCATCTCTGCtcttcagatgagaaaactgagtcccagGAACTGGGATTTGGAGCCAGGCAGCCTGGGGCCAGGGTCTGACAAAACCATGTTGCTTTTCTGTagataaaatgctttatttttaaataatatacttaGGGCCGGGCGATGGcccatgcgtgtaatcccagcactttgggaggccaacataaacggattgcttgggcccaggaattgtagaccagcctgggcaacatggcaaaacgttGTCTTTACCAACAAAAAATATACaggaattagccaggcagggtgatgcacgcctgtagtcccagctactctggaagctgaggtgagaggatcgcctgagctggggaagtggaggttgcagtgagccaagattgcactgctgcactccagccttgatgacagaTCAAGAGCCTgtctattatcatcattattattatacagtGGGGTTGGCCATAGTGGCTCATACCattaattccagtgctttgggaggctggctgagccaggaggatcacttgaagccaggaaaacaagaccagcctgggcaacatagggagaccccgtctctatagaaaatttaaaaattagccaagcacggtggtggttggtacgtgcctgtggtcccatctactccggaggctgaggtgggagaactgcctgATGCTAggaatctgaggctgcagtgagctgcgactgtaccacagcgctccagcctgggtgacagagcgagaccctgtctctaaagaaaagagaaaaagagtagaTTGATGTCATGGGAAATGACAAATAATTGCTGGTGCAGGCAGCACAGGAAGGCGGTCGCCGCCTTGACCAGTGGGAACCAAAGGCTGAAACTCAGTGATAACTGACTCGGCTGGACCCCCGCCCCGCAAGAGGGTGCCAGAGGCCACTGAGTCCTTTGCCTGGGCTTGTGTGCCTGAGCCAGGTTCGGCCCCCCAGCCTCATGCCGCACCCCACCCTCCCCGCAGGGTCCAGGTGCGGAAGTATGGAGAGCAGAAGAAGTTGTTTATCTTTCCCGGGCTCCTCCCCGAAGCGCCCTCTGGACCAGGGCTCCCAAAGCCACAGGCCACAGTCCCCCACAAGGTGGATGGCGGTGAGTCAGGCTGGCTGTGCCGGCAGGGGTGGATGGGCAGGTCTGCCCTGTGCACCCCCCATCCCATTTTCCTGCCGcccctctatccatccatctcttGAAATCACTGCCTGGTCTCTTACAGGAGGGACCGCTGCAGCCAGCAAGCCCAAGTCCACACCCGCAGTGCCTCAGGTTTCAGGGAGGTGGGGCGGGAGGGAAGATGGCACACCCCAGGGCCCTGCGGGGACCCAGAGCCAGCTGATGGAGGGGCTCTGTCCCTTCAGGGTCCTAGCGGGAAGGACAAGGAGCTGGTgttaggcctgagccacctcaaCAACTCCTATAACTTCAGTGTGAGTGTCTGCAGCGCCTGCGGCCCTACCATCACCCCAGAGCACGGACCCCAGGCTGAGCCCTCCTGCGGCTCTACTGTGTCCCCAGAGCACGGGACCCCCAGGCTGAGCCCTCCTGCGGCTCTACTGTGTCCCCAGAGCACGGGACCCCCAGGCTGAGCCCTCCTGCAGCCCTACGGTCGCCCCAGTGCACAGGACCCCCAAGCTGACTGTCGCCCCAGACCACAGGACCCCCAGGCTGAGCCCTCCTCTCTCCCCCGCCCAGTTCCACGTGGTGATCGGCTCTCAGGCGGAAGAAGGCCAGTACAGCCTGAATTTCCACAACTGCAACAATTCAGTGCCGGGAAAGGAGCATCCATTCGACATCACGGTGAGCGGAGGGGAGAACAGCAGGGCCAGGGAGAACCCACTGCGGGCCTGGAGCACCACACCCCACTTAGCTTCTCCCAGCTCTCCCGGATGCGGAGTAGGAGCTGTTATACCCATTTGGGAGACGGGGCCAACTGAGGCTCGGAGTGGATGAGTGGCCCAGTAGAAAGTGGGAGAGCAGGAGACCCCCACTCGCTGCTCTCCCAGGCCAGAGGTCAGGCTGTGCCGCTGCCACCGCCGCCCACCACTGTCCCCTCCCCAGGTGATGATCCGGGAGAAGAACCCTGATGGCTTCCTGTCGGCGGCGGAGATGCCCCTTTTCAAGCTCTACCTGGTCATGTCCGCCTGCTTCCTGGCCGCCGGCATCTTCTGGGTGTCCATCCTCTGCAGGAACATGTAATGCCCCTGCCCCTGGGGGTCCCCCCTGTCCCTTCACCAGACCCCCATCCCTATGCCCTGCTGAtgccccccaccccatctctcCCTGACCCTCCCACCAGGTATAGCGTCTTCAAGATCCACTGGCTCATGGCGGCCTTGGCCTTCACCAAGAgcatctctctcctcttccacAGTGTGAGAGCCTTGGACCG contains:
- the GPR108 gene encoding protein GPR108 isoform X1 codes for the protein MAVSERRGLGRGRWGHRLLLLLLLGGCSGRIHRLALTGEKRADIQLNNFGFYTNGSLEVELSLLRLGLREAEEKSLLVGFSLSRVRSGRVHSYSTRDFQDCPLQKNSSSFLVLFLINTKDLQVQVRKYGEQKKLFIFPGLLPEAPSGPGLPKPQATVPHKVDGGGTAAASKPKSTPAVPQGPSGKDKELVLGLSHLNNSYNFSFHVVIGSQAEEGQYSLNFHNCNNSVPGKEHPFDITVMIREKNPDGFLSAAEMPLFKLYLVMSACFLAAGIFWVSILCRNMYSVFKIHWLMAALAFTKSISLLFHSINYYFINSQGHPIEGLAVMHYITRLLKGALLFITIALIGSGWAFIKCVLSDKEKKVFGIVISMQVLANVAYIVIESREEGASDYVLWKEILFLVDLICCGAILFPVVWSIRHLQDASGTDGKVAVNLAKLKLFRHYYVMVICYVYFTRIIAILLQVAVPFQWQWLYQLLVEGSTLAFFVLTGYKFQPTGDNPYLQLPQEDEEDVQMEQVVCGEVEGVHLDQAPSSPGLRFPDKPIWKKSPFLPPSIGQPCPHSGTTPPFQLYVQ
- the GPR108 gene encoding protein GPR108 isoform X2, yielding MAVSERRGLGRGRWGHRLLLLLLLGGCSGRIHRLALTGEKRADIQLNNFGFYTNGSLEVELSLLRLGLREAEEKSLLVGFSLSRVRSGRVHSYSTRDFQDCPLQKNSSSFLVLFLINTKDLQVQVRKYGEQKKLFIFPGLLPEAPSGPGLPKPQATVPHKVDGGGTAAASKPKSTPAVPQGPSGKDKELVLGLSHLNNSYNFSFHVVIGSQAEEGQYSLNFHNCNNSVPGKEHPFDITVMIREKNPDGFLSAAEMPLFKLYLVMSACFLAAGIFWVSILCRNMYSVFKIHWLMAALAFTKSISLLFHSINYYFINSQGHPIEGLAVMHYITRLLKGALLFITIALIGSGWAFIKCVLSDKEKKVFGIVISMQVLANVAYIVIESREEGASDYVLWKEILFLVDLICCGAILFPVVWSIRHLQDASGTDGKVAVNLAKLKLFRHYYVMVICYVYFTRIIAILLQVAVPFQWQWLYQLLVEGSTLAFFVLTGYKFQPTGDNPYLQLPQEDEEDVQMEQVMTDSGFREGLSKVNKTASGRELL